A genomic stretch from Bifidobacterium sp. ESL0769 includes:
- a CDS encoding type I polyketide synthase — translation MTENTFFLNRLSTEPHALVFGGQSTPWVSSLADECTDPTLAEKLKAHADASSRLLSAVTPDLLATMGGTVDLFGFTANPAKLGPAADAAASVPGIALAQLGALIDAEGLGYSVAAAKPVAVLGHSQGIIAEHMVDAIEAAGSIDAASDAIDEILAIARLIGAAGTRQSRLLPVSTKFGEATPMLSVRGATKRQIEVLVDRVVKPRGPIAFAVTNATDNYVLSGHPEDLAAFAVEVGKEHRRQAKLRADKVRGGEVFDPILEYLEVTVPFHSPLMAEAVESTVKWAQACGLDAERARTLASEVLVNHVDWAARTDALLKSNDPTKLWIVDMGPGNTVGKLVSALVQGTGVGVVEADSEEARAALSTMEEDPTRTQDWRKFAPKVISTPAGDKIRTKFSDLTGKPPVLLAGMTPTTVNADIVSAAANAGYWTEMAGGGQVTPAVFDRNVAALDKQLEEGRTIEFNAMFMDRYLWNMQFGPAGIVAKKRASGTPIDGVVISAGIPELDEAKQLVANLNEQGFPYVAFKPGTVDQIRQVVRIAKAVAPVSIIMEVEGGAAGGHHSWESLDVLLMDTYADVRACSNLVLVAGGGIGTPDRAADYISGQWSRVYGKPDMPVDGVLIGTAAMTAKEAHTNPDVKRMLVATPGISPKPDDSDPFAPLGENWVPAGQVAKGGVASGLSHLHADIYELENASARCGRLLVRVMKHPEELESRRNEIIEALNKTSRPYFGDLDKMTYVQWVQRFAELTYPWADPTYADRFLHLLQRAEARVCDQESGEFASLFTSRADVENDPQAAIDKLQRAYPRAAEVTVTPTDVAWFPTLIHEYHKPMPFVPQIDNDLLRWWGQDQLWQSEDPRYSADSVRAIPGPISVAGITTIDEPVGSILGRFEAAALERTREINGGVEPQPAYAELDAASTAEDFIRKSPNISWVGHLMTNPAFGTPNGDKYYEIREVGQENGTQMFDLDIHLDTFWDNDPDGGLSKHAVRDIVIPLNVRPSETGLFPVVDRERLPKHVYAMLADTAGIGNTAITGDKLTAMPEIEEMSDKVAFPYGQAHTSYTLSANLGYDHEAATAGNMPGSLNASRIAPDALVGPAWPAIYTALGSVYVHGYPVIEGLLNAVHLDHQMELEVTEDELLAHTGEKIDLASWADAYAESASGRIVTIHVTHTAIDGTVLAHEVERFAVRGRSYSDELPVDVPDYGDYLSYREARTGAGTPFDKDEDKGLDPVVATPRRMLRRVTLTAPSEMTAFARTSGDFNPIHTSHRGAAVSGLKAPLVHGMWLSAAAQHVVQARDDKGAHYEIVGWTYNMYGMVQLGDKVEISVERIGKLRHGGMTLEVTCRIDGNIVSRGTAAVRAPRSAYVYPGQGIQQQGMVLDERAKSAAARETWERADKLTREKLGFSILAIVRDNPKTLTANGVTYHHPDGLLNLTQFTQVALATVAYAQTSRLREAGSDIWPAYFAGHSLGEYNALSSFAGIIPFETVLELVFQRGSAMNSLIERDEQGRSNYRMAALRPNQFGVGDDGVDDYVKSVSEASGEFLQIVNYNLSGQQYVIAGTIKGLEALKADSARRVKEYGGKPALMYVPGIDVPFHSMLLRKGVPDFRNKLDTLLPPHIDYQRLVGRYIPNLVASPFEMTKEFARKIVAVVPSTRVQEALDNPEIWDSYAADEQKLGRLLFTELLAWQFASPVRWIETQAIMFGDPAQGGLGVENYVEVGLGNQPTLANLATKTLRLPDFSGSEVAVYNLGRDEQRVYMTDSDSLVLDDDDDTEEASASAQPAAAASAPVAQAAVPAAASAPAAAPAAPAAPVAASGERPADLPFKASDGIAMLLAYAAKVRPDQIGESDTTDTLTNGVSSRRNQLLMDISSELGVASVDGAAEASITDLYALVNKVAPNYKPFGPVLSDIVRDRIRGLFGASGVKQAQVVKRVTDTWQLGQGWADYVLGTLVLETREGSSSRGEDLASLSTAQVSNANDANALIDAAVQKVAADHGVAVALPSAGGAGGSVVDSAALDAFAEKVTGADGVLAKTARFVLDELDIKAPVVAQDEDEDAAVVEAVEAELGSDWVDQVAPRFDGHKALLLDDRWATAREDLARLYYNHDQKVSALSFIGAGHEVADQATWFASKAATDGNSILASTFNRIAVEARSNAKNDPKASRFAGDVAVVTGVAPNSIAGQVVEGLLAGGATVIATSHSFKQSVKAWAEQVYREHAVGDAKLWLVPANLSSYRDVDALVKWVGGVSKKTTGATTTILKPAYEPSLFFPFAAPPVHGTMSDSGQLFESQARLMLWGVERAITGFAAIGGDTDVQHKLHVVLPGSPNRGVFGGDGAYGEVKASFDAIVTRAHAEKDWSGRVTFAHPLIGWVRGTGLMGGNDPLVDVVERHGIRTYSTEEIARQLLNLADADARKQAEKAPLRADLTGGLGNEPIDISALRAEAEADKANSAAANADEDAQADSDKSKDGKATLIKALPTPNPPRQAEVNLADWRNVTVKPEDEIVIVSIGELGPWGSGRTRSEAELGIHPDGSVDLSAGAVLELAWNMGLVTWQDSPNAGWYDTDGNLVPEADIAERYHDEVVARSGLRPFDNGMGSGDYQEGTASGEVEIYLDHEVTFGVPTEEIAQQYVIMDAEHTQIVQDEESGEWSVTRQPGSMIRVPKRFAMTRTVGGQFPKGFDPVKWGIPASMVGEVDEIALWNIVTTVDAYLSAGFSPSEVLQTIHPSMVASTQGTGFGGMASMRKLYLDRFLGHEIPTDILQEALPNVVAAHVMQSYIGGYGNMVQPVSACATAAVSLEEGVDKIALHKADFVVTGAIDDIGVDSVIGFGNMGATADANVMYGKGISDRFFSRSNDRRRDGFVESEGGGTMLVTRGDIALKMGLPVAAVVGYVHSFADGAHTSIPAPGLGALAAAQGGKDSQLVRQLARLGVAPDDIAVVSKHDTSTNANDSNESELHNSIQHAIGRNDGNPLFVISQKSLTGHAMGGAAIFQIDGVTQLFKSGVIPANAALDCVDPKMRKDDHMVWLRQPLNIGSVKAGLVTSLGFGHVSGFVALVNPGAFEASVANEYGQDALDKWRKRANERLARGERRRLMGMMGEAPLYEEIDNRRFHEDTKIYDSHEVEKAMLLNPDARLGSDGYFA, via the coding sequence ATGACTGAAAACACCTTCTTCTTGAACCGCCTCAGCACCGAGCCTCACGCGCTCGTTTTCGGCGGCCAGTCCACGCCGTGGGTCAGCTCGCTTGCGGACGAATGCACCGACCCGACGCTCGCGGAAAAGCTCAAGGCTCACGCCGACGCTTCGTCACGCTTGCTTTCGGCGGTCACTCCGGATCTCCTGGCCACGATGGGAGGCACGGTCGATCTCTTCGGCTTTACGGCCAATCCGGCCAAGCTCGGCCCCGCAGCCGATGCGGCGGCGAGTGTTCCGGGCATCGCTTTGGCGCAGTTGGGCGCGCTTATCGACGCGGAAGGCCTTGGCTATAGCGTTGCCGCGGCCAAGCCGGTCGCTGTCCTCGGTCATTCCCAGGGCATCATTGCCGAGCATATGGTCGACGCCATCGAAGCCGCTGGCTCGATTGATGCGGCCAGCGACGCCATCGACGAGATTCTCGCTATCGCGCGTCTGATTGGTGCCGCCGGCACCCGCCAGTCCCGTCTGCTTCCTGTTTCCACGAAATTCGGCGAGGCCACCCCGATGCTTTCCGTGCGTGGTGCTACCAAGCGTCAGATCGAGGTTTTGGTCGATCGCGTGGTCAAGCCGCGCGGCCCGATTGCGTTTGCCGTTACCAACGCCACCGATAATTACGTTCTTTCCGGTCATCCCGAGGATCTTGCGGCCTTTGCCGTCGAGGTCGGCAAGGAGCACCGTCGTCAGGCCAAGCTGCGCGCCGACAAGGTTCGCGGCGGCGAGGTCTTCGACCCGATCCTCGAATATCTCGAGGTCACCGTTCCCTTCCATTCCCCGCTGATGGCCGAGGCCGTCGAATCCACCGTCAAATGGGCGCAGGCTTGCGGCTTGGACGCCGAGCGCGCCCGCACGCTGGCCAGCGAAGTGCTGGTCAATCACGTTGATTGGGCCGCGCGTACCGACGCGTTGCTCAAGAGCAACGATCCCACCAAGCTGTGGATCGTGGACATGGGCCCGGGCAACACCGTCGGCAAGCTCGTCAGCGCTCTGGTGCAGGGCACCGGCGTCGGCGTGGTCGAGGCCGACAGCGAAGAAGCTCGCGCCGCGCTTTCCACTATGGAAGAAGACCCCACCCGTACGCAGGATTGGCGCAAGTTCGCTCCGAAGGTGATTTCCACCCCCGCAGGCGACAAGATCCGCACCAAGTTCAGCGATCTGACCGGCAAGCCGCCGGTGCTTCTGGCTGGTATGACTCCGACCACCGTTAACGCGGACATTGTTTCCGCTGCTGCGAACGCCGGTTACTGGACCGAAATGGCCGGTGGTGGCCAGGTGACCCCGGCCGTCTTCGATCGCAACGTTGCAGCTCTTGACAAGCAGCTCGAAGAGGGCCGCACCATCGAGTTCAACGCGATGTTCATGGATCGTTATCTGTGGAACATGCAGTTCGGCCCCGCCGGCATCGTCGCCAAGAAGCGCGCTTCCGGCACCCCGATCGACGGCGTGGTGATTTCCGCGGGCATCCCCGAACTTGACGAGGCCAAGCAGCTTGTCGCCAACCTCAATGAACAAGGTTTCCCCTACGTTGCCTTCAAGCCCGGCACCGTCGACCAGATTCGTCAGGTCGTGCGCATCGCCAAGGCCGTCGCCCCGGTCTCCATCATCATGGAGGTCGAAGGCGGAGCTGCTGGTGGCCACCATTCCTGGGAATCCCTTGATGTCCTTCTGATGGACACCTATGCCGACGTGCGTGCCTGCAGCAACCTCGTGCTGGTCGCCGGCGGCGGCATCGGCACTCCCGACCGCGCTGCCGACTACATTTCCGGCCAGTGGTCCCGCGTCTATGGCAAGCCTGATATGCCCGTTGACGGCGTCCTGATTGGGACCGCCGCAATGACGGCCAAGGAGGCCCACACCAACCCCGACGTCAAGCGCATGCTGGTCGCGACCCCCGGCATTTCGCCGAAGCCCGACGATTCCGACCCGTTCGCGCCTCTGGGGGAGAACTGGGTTCCGGCCGGACAGGTCGCCAAGGGCGGCGTCGCCAGTGGCCTGAGCCATCTGCATGCCGACATCTACGAGCTCGAAAACGCCTCCGCCCGTTGTGGCCGCCTGCTTGTGCGAGTCATGAAGCACCCGGAGGAGCTGGAAAGCCGTCGTAATGAAATCATCGAGGCTTTGAACAAGACCTCGCGCCCGTACTTCGGCGACCTCGACAAGATGACCTACGTCCAGTGGGTGCAGCGCTTCGCCGAGCTCACCTATCCGTGGGCCGACCCGACCTATGCCGACCGCTTCCTGCACCTCTTGCAGCGCGCCGAAGCCCGCGTCTGCGATCAGGAATCCGGCGAGTTCGCCTCCCTGTTCACTTCGCGCGCCGATGTCGAAAACGACCCGCAGGCCGCCATCGACAAGCTGCAGCGCGCCTATCCGCGTGCCGCCGAGGTCACCGTGACCCCGACCGACGTGGCCTGGTTCCCGACGCTGATCCATGAGTATCACAAGCCGATGCCCTTCGTGCCGCAGATCGACAACGACCTGCTGCGCTGGTGGGGTCAGGACCAGCTTTGGCAGTCCGAGGATCCGCGTTATTCCGCCGATTCCGTGCGTGCCATCCCTGGCCCGATTTCCGTGGCCGGCATCACCACCATCGACGAGCCCGTCGGTTCCATCCTTGGCCGCTTCGAAGCCGCCGCGCTTGAGCGCACCCGTGAGATCAATGGGGGAGTGGAACCGCAGCCAGCCTATGCCGAGCTCGATGCCGCCAGCACCGCTGAGGACTTCATCCGCAAGTCCCCGAACATCTCTTGGGTCGGCCACCTGATGACCAACCCCGCTTTCGGCACGCCGAACGGCGATAAGTATTACGAAATCCGTGAGGTGGGCCAAGAGAACGGCACCCAGATGTTCGATCTCGATATCCACCTCGACACTTTCTGGGACAACGATCCGGACGGCGGGCTTTCCAAGCACGCGGTGCGCGACATCGTCATCCCGCTGAACGTCCGTCCCTCTGAAACCGGGCTTTTCCCGGTGGTTGACCGTGAGCGTCTTCCCAAGCACGTCTACGCGATGCTCGCCGACACCGCCGGCATCGGCAACACCGCCATCACCGGTGACAAGCTCACGGCGATGCCCGAAATCGAAGAGATGAGCGATAAGGTCGCCTTCCCCTACGGCCAGGCACACACCAGCTACACCCTTTCCGCCAACCTCGGTTATGACCATGAAGCAGCCACCGCCGGCAATATGCCAGGCTCCCTGAACGCCTCGCGCATCGCTCCTGACGCCTTGGTCGGCCCGGCTTGGCCTGCGATTTATACGGCGCTTGGCTCGGTTTACGTCCATGGCTATCCGGTTATCGAAGGCCTGTTGAACGCGGTGCACCTCGATCATCAGATGGAACTCGAGGTCACCGAGGATGAGCTTCTGGCCCACACCGGCGAGAAGATTGACCTGGCCAGCTGGGCCGATGCTTACGCCGAGTCCGCTTCTGGCCGCATCGTCACGATTCACGTCACCCACACTGCCATCGACGGCACCGTTCTGGCCCACGAGGTCGAGCGTTTCGCCGTTCGCGGCCGTTCCTATTCCGACGAGCTGCCGGTCGATGTGCCCGATTACGGCGATTACCTGAGCTATCGTGAAGCTCGTACCGGCGCGGGTACGCCGTTCGACAAGGACGAAGACAAGGGCCTTGACCCGGTAGTGGCCACCCCGCGTCGCATGCTGCGTCGCGTCACGTTGACCGCCCCCAGTGAAATGACCGCGTTCGCCCGTACTTCCGGCGATTTCAACCCGATCCACACCTCGCATCGTGGGGCCGCGGTCTCGGGCCTGAAGGCCCCGCTGGTGCACGGCATGTGGCTCTCCGCCGCCGCCCAGCACGTAGTGCAGGCGCGTGACGACAAGGGTGCGCATTATGAGATTGTCGGCTGGACCTACAACATGTATGGCATGGTGCAGCTGGGCGACAAGGTCGAGATCAGTGTCGAGCGCATCGGCAAGCTGCGTCACGGCGGCATGACTCTCGAGGTCACCTGCCGTATCGATGGCAACATCGTCTCCCGTGGCACCGCGGCCGTCCGCGCCCCGCGTTCCGCCTACGTCTACCCGGGCCAGGGCATCCAGCAGCAGGGCATGGTCCTCGACGAGCGCGCCAAGTCGGCAGCCGCCCGCGAGACCTGGGAGCGGGCCGATAAGCTCACCCGCGAAAAGCTCGGCTTCTCGATTCTCGCCATTGTTCGCGATAATCCTAAGACCTTGACCGCCAACGGCGTGACCTACCATCACCCCGACGGTCTGCTGAACCTGACCCAGTTCACCCAGGTGGCGCTCGCCACCGTCGCTTATGCCCAGACCTCCCGCTTGCGCGAGGCTGGAAGCGACATCTGGCCCGCCTACTTCGCCGGCCACTCGCTGGGTGAGTACAACGCGTTGAGTTCCTTCGCCGGCATCATCCCCTTCGAGACGGTGCTTGAGCTGGTCTTCCAGCGCGGTTCCGCGATGAACAGCCTCATCGAGCGTGATGAACAGGGCCGTTCCAACTACCGCATGGCCGCCCTGCGCCCGAACCAGTTCGGCGTGGGCGACGACGGCGTGGACGACTATGTCAAGTCGGTGAGCGAGGCGAGTGGCGAGTTCCTGCAGATCGTCAACTACAACCTCTCCGGCCAGCAGTATGTCATCGCCGGAACGATCAAGGGCCTCGAGGCTCTGAAGGCTGATTCCGCACGCCGTGTCAAGGAATACGGCGGCAAGCCCGCACTCATGTATGTGCCCGGCATTGACGTGCCGTTCCACTCCATGCTGCTGCGCAAGGGTGTGCCCGACTTCCGTAACAAGCTCGACACGCTGCTTCCTCCACATATCGACTACCAGCGCTTGGTTGGCCGTTACATCCCGAATTTGGTTGCGTCCCCGTTCGAGATGACCAAGGAATTCGCGCGTAAGATTGTCGCTGTCGTGCCGTCCACTCGCGTCCAGGAAGCGCTCGATAACCCCGAGATTTGGGATTCGTACGCCGCCGACGAGCAGAAGCTTGGTCGCTTGCTCTTCACGGAGCTTCTGGCCTGGCAGTTCGCCTCCCCGGTTCGTTGGATTGAGACACAGGCCATCATGTTCGGTGACCCGGCTCAGGGTGGCCTCGGCGTTGAGAACTACGTCGAAGTCGGCCTCGGCAACCAGCCGACGCTCGCCAACCTGGCCACCAAGACTTTGCGTTTGCCTGATTTCTCAGGCAGCGAGGTTGCGGTCTACAACCTCGGTCGCGACGAGCAGCGCGTCTATATGACCGATTCGGATTCGTTGGTTCTTGACGACGATGATGACACCGAAGAAGCTTCGGCGTCGGCTCAGCCTGCAGCTGCAGCTTCGGCTCCGGTAGCGCAAGCCGCCGTTCCCGCTGCAGCTTCGGCTCCTGCCGCAGCCCCCGCAGCTCCTGCTGCTCCGGTTGCCGCTTCCGGTGAACGCCCGGCTGACCTGCCTTTCAAGGCTTCCGACGGTATCGCGATGCTTCTGGCGTACGCGGCCAAGGTGCGTCCCGACCAAATCGGCGAAAGCGACACCACCGACACCCTGACCAACGGTGTCTCCTCGCGCCGTAACCAGCTGCTGATGGACATCAGCTCCGAGCTTGGTGTGGCATCGGTCGACGGTGCCGCCGAGGCGTCGATCACCGATCTCTACGCCTTGGTCAACAAGGTGGCCCCGAACTACAAGCCGTTCGGCCCGGTGCTTTCCGACATCGTGCGCGACCGCATCCGTGGCCTCTTTGGCGCTTCCGGCGTCAAGCAGGCTCAGGTCGTCAAGCGCGTCACCGACACTTGGCAGCTGGGCCAGGGTTGGGCTGATTACGTGCTCGGCACGCTGGTCCTCGAAACCCGTGAAGGCAGCTCCTCGCGCGGTGAGGATCTCGCAAGCCTCAGCACCGCCCAGGTCTCCAACGCCAACGATGCCAATGCGCTTATCGACGCGGCCGTACAGAAGGTCGCCGCCGATCACGGCGTTGCCGTGGCGCTTCCGAGCGCCGGTGGTGCCGGAGGTTCGGTGGTTGATTCCGCTGCGCTCGATGCTTTTGCGGAAAAGGTCACCGGTGCTGACGGTGTGCTTGCCAAGACCGCACGTTTCGTGCTCGATGAGCTCGACATCAAGGCTCCCGTAGTCGCACAAGACGAGGACGAGGATGCCGCCGTAGTCGAGGCCGTTGAAGCCGAGCTCGGCAGTGATTGGGTCGATCAGGTCGCCCCTCGCTTCGACGGGCACAAGGCCCTCCTGCTTGATGACCGTTGGGCCACCGCGCGTGAGGATCTCGCCCGTCTCTATTACAACCACGATCAGAAGGTCTCCGCGCTGAGCTTCATCGGTGCAGGCCATGAGGTCGCCGATCAGGCCACTTGGTTCGCTTCCAAGGCCGCCACCGACGGCAATAGCATTCTGGCCTCCACCTTCAACCGCATCGCGGTCGAGGCTCGTAGCAATGCCAAGAATGACCCGAAGGCATCCCGCTTTGCCGGCGATGTCGCCGTGGTCACCGGCGTGGCTCCGAACTCCATCGCAGGCCAGGTCGTCGAAGGCCTGTTGGCTGGGGGAGCCACGGTTATCGCCACCTCTCACAGCTTCAAGCAGTCCGTGAAAGCTTGGGCCGAGCAGGTCTACCGCGAGCACGCGGTCGGTGACGCCAAGCTCTGGCTGGTTCCGGCCAACCTCTCCAGCTATCGCGACGTCGATGCGCTAGTCAAGTGGGTCGGCGGCGTAAGCAAGAAGACCACCGGCGCCACCACCACGATCCTGAAGCCGGCCTACGAGCCCAGTCTCTTCTTCCCGTTCGCGGCACCTCCGGTGCACGGTACCATGTCCGACTCCGGTCAGCTCTTCGAGTCGCAGGCACGTCTGATGCTCTGGGGCGTCGAGCGTGCCATCACCGGCTTCGCAGCCATCGGCGGCGACACCGACGTGCAGCACAAGCTCCACGTCGTCCTGCCCGGTTCCCCGAACCGCGGCGTCTTCGGCGGCGACGGCGCGTACGGCGAGGTCAAGGCCTCGTTCGATGCCATCGTCACCCGTGCCCACGCGGAGAAAGATTGGTCCGGCAGGGTCACCTTCGCCCACCCGCTGATCGGTTGGGTGCGTGGCACCGGTCTGATGGGCGGCAACGACCCGCTGGTCGACGTCGTCGAACGCCACGGCATCCGCACCTATTCCACCGAAGAGATCGCGCGTCAGCTTCTTAATCTGGCCGACGCCGATGCCCGCAAGCAGGCCGAAAAGGCCCCGCTTCGCGCCGATCTGACTGGTGGCTTGGGCAACGAGCCCATCGATATCTCCGCGCTTCGTGCCGAAGCCGAGGCCGACAAGGCCAATTCGGCCGCGGCAAACGCAGACGAAGATGCACAAGCTGATAGCGACAAGAGCAAGGATGGAAAGGCGACGCTCATCAAGGCGCTGCCGACCCCGAATCCGCCGCGTCAGGCCGAGGTCAACCTCGCCGACTGGCGCAACGTCACCGTCAAGCCCGAGGATGAAATCGTCATCGTCTCCATCGGTGAGTTGGGTCCGTGGGGCTCTGGCCGCACCCGCAGCGAGGCCGAGCTCGGGATCCACCCCGACGGCAGCGTCGACCTCTCCGCAGGAGCGGTGCTCGAGCTGGCTTGGAACATGGGTCTGGTCACTTGGCAGGATAGCCCGAACGCCGGCTGGTACGACACCGATGGCAACCTCGTGCCTGAAGCGGACATCGCCGAGCGTTATCACGACGAGGTCGTGGCCCGTTCTGGCCTGCGTCCCTTCGACAACGGCATGGGCAGCGGCGACTATCAGGAAGGAACCGCCAGCGGTGAGGTGGAGATCTACCTCGACCATGAGGTCACCTTCGGCGTGCCGACCGAAGAGATCGCCCAGCAGTACGTCATCATGGACGCCGAGCACACCCAGATCGTGCAGGACGAAGAATCCGGCGAGTGGAGTGTCACCCGCCAGCCCGGTTCGATGATTCGCGTGCCCAAGCGTTTCGCGATGACCCGCACCGTCGGTGGCCAGTTCCCGAAGGGCTTCGACCCGGTCAAGTGGGGCATCCCCGCTTCCATGGTCGGTGAGGTCGACGAGATTGCGCTCTGGAATATCGTCACCACCGTTGACGCTTACCTCTCTGCCGGCTTCAGCCCCTCAGAGGTCTTGCAGACGATTCATCCCTCGATGGTCGCTTCCACGCAAGGCACCGGTTTCGGCGGTATGGCCAGCATGCGCAAGCTCTATCTCGATCGCTTCCTCGGCCACGAGATTCCGACCGACATTCTGCAGGAGGCCCTGCCGAACGTCGTCGCTGCGCACGTCATGCAGTCCTATATCGGCGGCTACGGCAACATGGTTCAGCCGGTTTCGGCCTGCGCCACCGCTGCGGTTTCGCTGGAAGAGGGCGTGGACAAGATTGCCCTGCACAAGGCGGACTTCGTGGTCACCGGTGCGATCGATGACATCGGCGTGGATTCGGTGATCGGCTTCGGCAACATGGGTGCCACCGCCGACGCGAACGTGATGTATGGCAAGGGTATCTCCGACCGCTTCTTCTCCCGTTCCAACGACCGTCGCCGCGACGGCTTCGTGGAATCCGAGGGCGGCGGCACGATGCTCGTCACCCGTGGCGACATCGCGTTGAAGATGGGTCTGCCGGTCGCGGCCGTGGTTGGTTACGTCCACAGCTTCGCTGACGGTGCACATACCTCGATTCCGGCTCCAGGCTTGGGTGCGCTCGCTGCGGCTCAGGGTGGCAAGGATTCTCAGCTGGTTCGCCAGTTGGCACGTCTTGGTGTTGCCCCCGACGACATCGCCGTGGTCTCTAAGCACGACACGTCCACCAACGCCAACGATTCCAACGAATCCGAGCTACACAATTCCATCCAGCACGCCATCGGCCGCAACGATGGAAACCCGCTGTTCGTCATCTCGCAGAAGTCTCTGACCGGTCACGCGATGGGCGGCGCCGCAATCTTCCAGATTGATGGCGTCACGCAGCTCTTCAAGTCCGGCGTCATCCCGGCCAACGCGGCTCTCGACTGCGTCGACCCGAAGATGCGCAAGGACGACCACATGGTCTGGCTCAGGCAGCCGCTCAACATCGGCTCCGTCAAGGCCGGCCTGGTTACCTCGCTCGGTTTTGGCCATGTCTCTGGCTTCGTCGCTCTCGTCAATCCAGGTGCCTTCGAGGCTTCGGTGGCCAACGAGTACGGCCAGGATGCGCTCGACAAGTGGCGTAAGCGTGCCAACGAGCGTCTGGCCCGTGGCGAGCGTCGCCGCTTGATGGGCATGATGGGCGAGGCCCCGCTCTACGAGGAGATCGACAACCGTCGCTTCCACGAAGACACGAAGATTTACGATTCCCACGAGGTCGAAAAGGCGATGCTCCTCAACCCGGACGCACGCCTCGGCTCCGACGGCTACTTCGCGTAA